One Actinomycetota bacterium genomic window carries:
- a CDS encoding ATP-binding protein, whose translation GPRQVGKTTAVQQTSEGLALPVHRANADIAALRTGEWLNAEWEAARALAASSGGAVLFFVDEIQKVTDWSRWVKANWDQDTWDKRDVRVVLTGSSPLLMQQGLSESLAGRFEVVRMSHWTYAECRQAFGWDLDTFIFYGGYPGAATLLADPERWRSYVTDTIIEPTIGRDILLTTRIDKPALLRRVFGLACEYAGKELSYEKMVGQLQDAGNTVTVAHYLDVLGASGLVTGLQKYSGEALRRRRSTPKLAVYNTALVSALDPRGLASARADSAYWGHLVEAAIGARLLATALEHGGQVFYWRNRGREVDYVYLRDTRVTAIEVKSGGRMGVPAGLAAFREAFPGKDVATIVVGSGGVPLEEFMIADDLLL comes from the coding sequence CGGCCCAAGGCAGGTGGGCAAGACCACGGCCGTCCAGCAGACGTCGGAAGGTCTCGCGCTCCCGGTCCACCGGGCGAACGCCGATATCGCCGCATTGCGCACAGGCGAGTGGCTGAATGCGGAATGGGAGGCGGCGCGTGCCTTGGCTGCGAGTTCGGGCGGGGCGGTGCTGTTCTTCGTGGATGAGATCCAGAAGGTCACCGACTGGTCGCGCTGGGTCAAAGCGAACTGGGACCAGGACACGTGGGACAAACGCGACGTGCGCGTGGTCCTTACGGGGTCGTCACCGCTGCTCATGCAGCAAGGCCTCAGTGAGAGCTTGGCCGGTCGGTTCGAAGTCGTTCGGATGTCGCACTGGACGTATGCCGAATGCCGCCAGGCCTTTGGTTGGGACCTCGATACGTTCATCTTCTACGGTGGATATCCTGGTGCCGCGACTCTGCTGGCAGACCCTGAGCGCTGGCGCTCATATGTCACCGACACGATCATCGAGCCGACGATCGGTCGCGACATCCTGCTTACGACCCGAATCGACAAGCCCGCGCTTCTCAGGCGCGTGTTCGGCCTCGCGTGTGAATACGCGGGCAAGGAACTGTCCTACGAGAAGATGGTCGGGCAGCTCCAGGACGCGGGCAACACGGTGACCGTGGCGCACTATCTGGACGTGTTGGGCGCCTCGGGTCTCGTGACCGGGCTTCAGAAGTATTCGGGCGAAGCGTTGAGGCGCCGACGCTCGACGCCCAAGCTCGCCGTCTACAACACCGCGCTCGTGAGTGCTCTGGACCCACGGGGACTTGCGAGCGCACGTGCGGATTCCGCCTACTGGGGGCATCTCGTTGAAGCAGCCATCGGCGCGAGGCTTCTCGCGACCGCGCTCGAACACGGTGGGCAGGTCTTCTACTGGCGTAATCGCGGGCGGGAGGTCGACTACGTGTACCTTCGGGACACCCGGGTCACCGCGATTGAAGTCAAGAGCGGCGGTCGAATGGGCGTGCCCGCCGGACTGGCCGCCTTTCGCGAGGCATTTCCCGGCAAGGATGTGGCAACGATTGTCGTGGGGAGCGGAGGAGTGCCCCTGGAGGAGTTCATGATCGCCGACG